A genomic window from Diospyros lotus cultivar Yz01 chromosome 2, ASM1463336v1, whole genome shotgun sequence includes:
- the LOC127795169 gene encoding DEAD-box ATP-dependent RNA helicase 20, whose protein sequence is MNHLDQRYGDPTSYRQRRSDLTGPSPPGVMGGPGSSTYGRGGGGPAPYGGAPGPYSSGGKGIEGAPGSVPGGGGGFNGYPFKPDVGRGFDIGQGGGGRGFSDRRGGGRGSGGRMGDRRGGYAGAGGRGRGGGSGRGFDSGRGGGRAAGGRGDGGAFDAGRSWLPNLGGGRAGGGRSDTGRGGGGGRGFSGGQGRGFDGGRGGGRGGRYGGSRGDLDNIALPKQDFGNLVPFEKNFYIESPSVSSKSEQEVMLYRARKEITVEGHDVPRPIQMFEEANFPDYCLEVMARLGFVEPTPIQSQGWPMALKGRDLIGIAETGSGKTLAYLLPALVHVSAQPRLVRGEGPIVLVLAPTRELAVQIQEETLKFGSRASIRSTCIYGGAPKGPQIRDLQRGVEIIIATPGRLIDMLETQHTNLRRVTYLVLDEADRMLDMGFEPQIRKIIAQIRPDRQTLYWSATWPREVETLARQFLRNPYKVIIGSLDLKANQSINQVVEVVTEVEKYNRLIKLLSEVMNGSRILIFTETKKGCDQITRQLRIDGWPALSIHGDKNQSERDWVLAEFKSGRSPIMIATDVAARGLDVKDIKCVINYDFPSSLEDYVHRIGRTGRAGARGTAFTFFTHANAKYARDLIKILQEAGQIAPPALLALARSSGSHLGASGGNFRSRGQGGFGNRSLISGSNTIPIGSRRPW, encoded by the exons ATGAACCATCTCGATCAAAGATATGGCGACCCTACTTCCTATCGCCAGCGTCGAAG TGACCTGACGGGGCCCTCGCCGCCGGGGGTTATGGGTGGGCCAGGGTCCTCCACCTACGGCCGCGGAGGCGGCGGCCCTGCTCCTTATGGGGGTGCTCCGGGGCCTTACTCTTCTGGTGGAAAAGGGATTGAAGGGGCTCCGGGTTCTGTACCGGGGGGTGGTGGTGGTTTCAACGGATACCCGTTTAAGCCTGATGTTGGCAGGGGATTTGACATTGGCCAAGGTGGGGGTGGAAGGGGATTTAGTGATAGGAGAGGTGGAGGGAGGGGAAGTGGTGGTAGAATGGGGGATAGGAGAGGAGGTTATGCAGGTGCTGGTGGAAGGGGGCGAGGTGGTGGTAGTGGTAGGGGATTTGATTCTGGGCGTGGGGGAGGTAGAGCTGCTGGTGGCCGTGGGGATGGTGGGGCTTTTGATGCAGGAAGGAGTTGGTTGCCAAATTTGGGTGGAGGCAGGGCTGGTGGTGGTCGTTCTGATACTGGTcgaggtggtggtggtggaaggGGCTTCAGTGGGGGGCAGGGGAGGGGGTTTGATGGAGGTCGTGGCGGTGGCAGAGGTGGTAGATATGGAGGGTCTAGAGGGGATTTGGATAATATTGCTCTTCCAAAGCAagattttggtaatttggtCCCTTTTGAGAAGAACTTCTACATTGAGAGCCCTTCTGTGAGCTCAAAGTCTGAGCAAGAAGTTATGCTGTACCGTGCCAGAAAAGAGATAACTGTTGAAGGCCATGATGTTCCAAGGCCAATACAAATGTTTGAGGAGGCAAATTTCCCTG ACTATTGCCTTGAGGTTATGGCCAGATTGGGTTTTGTTGAGCCAACACCAATTCAGTCTCAAGGATGGCCAATGGCCTTAAAAGGAAGAGATTTGATTGGCATTGCTGAGACAGGTTCTGGAAAGACTTTGGCATATCTGCTACCTGCTTTGGTTCATGTTAGTGCTCAGCCTCGATTGG TACGGGGTGAAGGTCCTATCGTCCTGGTATTAGCACCTACTAGAGAATTGGCTGTTCAAATTCAGGAAGAAACTTTAAAATTTGGGTCCCGTGCAAGTATTAGAAGCACCTGCATCTATGGTGGTGCACCAAAAGGCCCTCAGATTCGTGACCTTCAAAGAG GTGTTGAAATTATCATTGCTACACCAGGTAGACTGATAGATATGTTAGAAACTCAGCACACAAACTTGAGAAGAGTGACTTACCTTGTTTTGGATGAGGCTGATCGAATGCTGGACATGGGTTTTGAGCCTCAGATCAGGAAAATTATAGCCCAG ATTCGACCAGATAGGCAGACATTGTATTGGAGTGCTACATGGCCAAGAGAGGTGGAAACTTTGGCAAGACAGTTCTTGCGCAATCCGTATAAG GTTATTATCGGCTCTCTAGATCTCAAAGCAAATCAGTCTATCAACCAAGTTGTTGAAGTTGTTACAGAGGTGGAGAAGTACAACAG GCTGATCAAACTGCTCAGCGAAGTGATGAATGGAAGTCGAATACTAATTTTCACTGAGACCAAAAAAGGATGTGACCAAATCACTAGGCAGCTGAGAATTGATGGATGGCCAGCTTTGTCCATCCACGGTGATAAAAACCAGTCTGAAAGAGATTGGGTTTTGGCTGAATTTAAAAGTGGCAGAAGTCCTATAATGATTGCTACTGATGTTGCTGCACGTGGTCTTG ATGTGAAGGATATCAAATGTGTGATCAACTATGATTTTCCTTCAAGTCTGGAGGACTATGTCCACAGGATTGGGCGCACTGGTCGTGCAGGAGCCAGGGGAACTGCTTTTACGTTTTTCACACATGCAAATGCGAAGTATGCTAGGGATCTCATTAAAATCCTGCAAGAAGCGGGGCAAATTGCCCCTCCTGCATTGTTGGCCTTGGCTCGTTCGAGTGGTTCACATCTCGGAG CTTCTGGTGGCAACTTCCGGTCCAGAGGACAAGGTGGTTTCGGAAACAGGTCTCTGATTTCAGGATCCAACACCATTCCTATTGGTTCCAGGAGGCCTTGGTAG